The genomic DNA CGCCGGCCATCAGCAGGACCGATATGGCCGCCATGAACGGGAGCAGGCTCCACACGCCGCCGGTCCAGGCGGTCAGTGTCTCTCGGGGACCCGACCCGGTCGCCACGGCGGCCGCGGCGGCGACGAAGGTGAGGACGATGGCGATGACGTACGGGTCCGGGATGTACCGCTCCGAGAGGTCGGAACACCGCTCGCCGAACGAGCGGATGAGACTGAGCATACAACAGCGACCGAACGTGACGTGTTAAGTCGCCCGTTCAACGCGGAGTGGACGAGGTTTAATGCAACGGGGGGAGAGACCGCCTTCGATGGCACTTCCGCCGGTCACGACGGGGATGGCGCTCGTCTTCGGACTGATCCTCGTGGCGCTGGTCCTCTTCGTCACGGAGCTCATCTCCTCCGACATCACCGCGGTCGGCGTCCTGGTCGCACTGGCCGTTCTCGAACCGTACACGGGGGTCGCAGCCGGGGAAGCCATCTCCGGGTTCGCGAGTTCCGCGACGGTCACCATCGTCGCGATGTACATCCTCAGCGAGGGCATCCAGCGAACGGGCATCGTCGAGCGACTCGGCGTCTACCTCGCGCGCATCACGAAAGGTGACGAGTCACGGCTGCTCGCGGCGACCGTCGGGACGACGGGGATCTCGGCGGGGATCGTCAACAACACGCCCGTCGTCGCCGTATTCATCCCGATGATAACGGGGCTGGCCGAGCGGGCGGGCATCTCGCGGTCGAAACTGCTCCTGCCGCTGTCGTACGCGGCGATGCTCGGCGGCACGCTCACCCTCATCGGCACCTCGACCAACATCCTCGCGAGCGACTTCGCCCGCCAGCTCCCGGGTCGGGGCCCCATCGGCATGTTCGAGTTCACGCCGCTGGGCATCGTCGTCCTGCTCGTGGGGGCGGCGTACCTCCTCACCGTGGGGCGGCGGCTCACCCCGGCACGGATTCCCCCGGATCAGGACCTCACCGAACAGTTCGACCTGGAGGACGAGCTGAGCCGGCTGACCGTCCGCGAGGACTCGGAGCTCGTCGGGAGCCGGGTCGAGGACGTCGCCGAGGAGCTGGAGGCGACCCCGGAGCTGGCGGTCGACCTGCTCCAGCTCGACCGCGAGGAGGAGAGCTTCCACGCCCTGACCTCCGACCGGACAGTCGAGCCCGGCGACACGCTCACCGTCCGGGGCAGTCTGCAGGCGGTCAACCAGCTGGCCGAGACGTTCGGCCTCCGCCAGCTCGCCCGCGAGGAGGTGACCGACGACGACCTCGTCACGGAGGCGAGTACGCTCGTGGAGGCGGTCGTCCTGCCGGACTCGCGGCTGGTCGGCGAGACCATCCCCGAGTCGGGACTGGAGGCCCAGTTCGACACGACGGTTCTGGAGGTGCGCCGTGACGGCTCGACTCTGGAGGACCTGACCGACTTCACGTTCCACGCCGGCGACACGCTCCTCCTCCACACCACGCTGGACGACGCCACCTACCTCCAGGAGGCGGGCGACGTGGTGCTCTCGGAACTGCCCGACGAGGGGCTCGAACTGCTGGAGCCGGACGCCGACGAGTCGGTCGTCGCGCCGCTCAGCCCGAAGACGCCGGTCGCCGTCGCCATCATGGCGGCCGTCATCGGCGTGGCGGCGCTCGGCCTCGTCCCCATCGTCATCGCGGCGCTCGGCGGCGTCTTC from Haloglomus litoreum includes the following:
- a CDS encoding SLC13 family permease, whose translation is MALPPVTTGMALVFGLILVALVLFVTELISSDITAVGVLVALAVLEPYTGVAAGEAISGFASSATVTIVAMYILSEGIQRTGIVERLGVYLARITKGDESRLLAATVGTTGISAGIVNNTPVVAVFIPMITGLAERAGISRSKLLLPLSYAAMLGGTLTLIGTSTNILASDFARQLPGRGPIGMFEFTPLGIVVLLVGAAYLLTVGRRLTPARIPPDQDLTEQFDLEDELSRLTVREDSELVGSRVEDVAEELEATPELAVDLLQLDREEESFHALTSDRTVEPGDTLTVRGSLQAVNQLAETFGLRQLAREEVTDDDLVTEASTLVEAVVLPDSRLVGETIPESGLEAQFDTTVLEVRRDGSTLEDLTDFTFHAGDTLLLHTTLDDATYLQEAGDVVLSELPDEGLELLEPDADESVVAPLSPKTPVAVAIMAAVIGVAALGLVPIVIAALGGVFAMVVTGCLDPSDAYDAVSWNIVFLLAGVLPLGLAMQRTGGAEFIAALVVSSADVLPVLAVLGLFYLLTGLLANIITPVASVVLMIPVAVDTAGRIGGEPFSFLLAVTFAASAAFMTPIGYQTNLMVYGPGGYKFTDYVRVGAPLQLLLAVVVTLGIATLFGV